Proteins from one Arthrobacter sp. DNA4 genomic window:
- a CDS encoding DUF3846 domain-containing protein encodes MDTRTYTALVIPVSNAEPIRLEQVDADLKALEALVGGPLESVIRGDWHVYLNAESVTRLLPVNFRAGQLMHECGLDLDGIRGTAVFLGRGEHGTEADLPEHLERLVEELFGALAA; translated from the coding sequence ATGGACACCAGAACTTACACAGCACTTGTCATACCGGTAAGCAATGCCGAGCCCATCCGCCTGGAGCAGGTGGACGCGGACCTGAAGGCCCTTGAAGCCCTGGTGGGCGGCCCGCTGGAATCGGTGATCCGCGGCGACTGGCATGTCTACCTCAACGCGGAAAGCGTCACGAGGCTCCTGCCGGTCAACTTCCGCGCGGGGCAGCTGATGCACGAATGCGGCCTGGACCTTGACGGGATCCGCGGCACCGCAGTGTTCCTGGGCCGTGGCGAACACGGCACCGAGGCAGACCTCCCCGAGCACCTGGAGCGGCTCGTGGAGGAGCTTTTCGGAGCATTAGCCGCCTAA
- a CDS encoding dihydrofolate reductase family protein produces MRKVTAGLFHSVDGVVSEPFKFQFDSFDEELGTGLARMINTVDTVILGRVSYQEWADYWPTAPQDQDFAAFINPVEKFVASHTLTGPLEWQNSRVMDAPLTEFVGALRERDGGEIAVCGSISVVRQLLFAGLLDSLQLMTHPVIAGSGRRLFEDGDPLTRLVLQDQSATSKGNVLSTYGVRARD; encoded by the coding sequence ATGCGCAAAGTCACTGCCGGCCTGTTCCACTCCGTGGATGGGGTGGTGTCCGAACCTTTCAAGTTCCAGTTCGACAGCTTCGACGAGGAGCTCGGTACGGGCCTGGCCAGGATGATCAACACCGTGGACACCGTCATCCTGGGCCGCGTGAGCTACCAGGAGTGGGCGGATTACTGGCCCACCGCCCCGCAGGACCAGGACTTTGCCGCGTTCATCAACCCCGTGGAGAAGTTCGTTGCATCGCACACGCTGACGGGACCGCTGGAATGGCAGAACTCGCGGGTGATGGACGCGCCGCTGACGGAGTTCGTGGGCGCGTTAAGGGAACGCGACGGCGGGGAAATCGCCGTGTGCGGAAGCATCTCCGTGGTGCGGCAGCTGCTGTTCGCCGGTCTGCTGGACTCGCTGCAGCTGATGACCCACCCGGTGATCGCCGGCAGCGGCCGCCGGCTGTTCGAGGACGGCGACCCACTGACCCGCCTGGTGCTGCAGGACCAGTCGGCAACCAGCAAGGGCAACGTGCTAAGCACCTACGGGGTACGCGCCAGGGATTAG